The following are encoded together in the Drosophila biarmipes strain raj3 chromosome 3L, RU_DBia_V1.1, whole genome shotgun sequence genome:
- the LOC108035946 gene encoding WW domain-binding protein 2 isoform X2 codes for MSVNTAHANNGVLIHAGEYILLHSDSVSMEFSGQDNPIFKGSKAGRIYLTSHRMIFNSKKSSDSMQSFSAPFVALSDVEIEQPVFGANYIKGKVRAQPNGNYVGEVKFKLHFKAGGAIEYGQALLRSAKTAMNNYHRGGLAGDDPPPYQPAGAWNEAPPPAYQPPPGYYGWLPQHDAFSGPAPNTVFMSDNPPPYPGIAPPAQQPPPQQPQAASSNEPNWYGFSSPPPQQQQQQPGYGPQGWAGGYVQPPPYASCAPNCPPGPPYATPAQTYNGPAPYGGYGNVPGGFNTPGLQQPNGYPNGYPAGPPPPGQQAGAAGGAAASGASFMGFSLPPGKDKETKE; via the exons ATGTCGGTTAATACGGCCCACGCCAACAACGGCGTGCTCATCCACGCTGGAGAGTA CATACTGCTCCACAGCGACAGCGTTTCCATGGAGTTTTCCGGTCAGGACAACCCCATATTCAAGGGCTCCAAGGCGGGCAGGATTTACCTCACCTCCCACAGGATGATCTTCAACAGCAAGAAGTCCTCGGACTCAATGCAGTCCTTCAGTGCTCCCTTCGTGGCCCTTTCGGATGTGGAGATCGAGCAGCCCGTCTTTGGGGCCAACTACATCAAGGGAAAGGTGCGCGCCCAGCCAAATGGAAACTACGTGGGAGAGGTCAAGTTCAAGCTCCACTTCAAGGCAGGCGGCGCCATCGA ATATGGCCAGGCTTTGCTTAGGTCCGCCAAGACGGCGATGAACAACTACCATCGCGGCGGGCTGGCCGGTGATGATCCGCCTCCCTACCAACCGGCTGGAGCCTGGAATGAGGCCCCGCCACCGGCATATCAGCCGCCACCCGGCTACTACGGCTGGCTGCCGCAGCACGATGCCTTCAGTGGCCCGGCGCCGAATACGGTCTTCATGAGCGACAATCCGCCGCCGTACCCGGGGATCG CACCACCGGCTCAACAGCCGCCACCACAACAGCCGCAGGCAGCTTCGTCGAATGAACCCAATTGGTATGGTTTTTcatcgccgccgccgcagcagcaacaacagcagccggGCTACGGCCCGCAGGGATGGGCCGGAGGCTATGTCCAGCCCCCGCCGTACGCCTCCTGCGCTCCCAACTGCCCTCCAGGACCGCCGTATGCCACCCCGGCTCAGACGTACAATGGACCCGCACCCTATGGCGGATACGGCAATGTTCCCGGTGGATTTAACACCCCAGGACTCCAGCAACCGAACGGATATCCAAATGGCTATCCGGCCGGACCACCGCCTCCGGGCCAGCAGGCGGGAGCAgccggaggagcagctgcaTCTGGAGCCAGCTTTATGGGCTTCAGCTTGCCCCCAGGAA AAGATAAAGAAACGAAAGAATAA
- the LOC108035946 gene encoding WW domain-binding protein 2 isoform X3: MSVNTAHANNGVLIHAGEYILLHSDSVSMEFSGQDNPIFKGSKAGRIYLTSHRMIFNSKKSSDSMQSFSAPFVALSDVEIEQPVFGANYIKGKVRAQPNGNYVGEVKFKLHFKAGGAIEYGQALLRSAKTAMNNYHRGGLAGDDPPPYQPAGAWNEAPPPAYQPPPGYYGWLPQHDAFSGPAPNTVFMSDNPPPYPGIAPPAQQPPPQQPQAASSNEPNWYGFSSPPPQQQQQQPGYGPQGWAGGYVQPPPYASCAPNCPPGPPYATPAQTYNGPAPYGGYGNVPGGFNTPGLQQPNGYPNGYPAGPPPPGQQAGAAGGAAASGASFMGFSLPPGM; the protein is encoded by the exons ATGTCGGTTAATACGGCCCACGCCAACAACGGCGTGCTCATCCACGCTGGAGAGTA CATACTGCTCCACAGCGACAGCGTTTCCATGGAGTTTTCCGGTCAGGACAACCCCATATTCAAGGGCTCCAAGGCGGGCAGGATTTACCTCACCTCCCACAGGATGATCTTCAACAGCAAGAAGTCCTCGGACTCAATGCAGTCCTTCAGTGCTCCCTTCGTGGCCCTTTCGGATGTGGAGATCGAGCAGCCCGTCTTTGGGGCCAACTACATCAAGGGAAAGGTGCGCGCCCAGCCAAATGGAAACTACGTGGGAGAGGTCAAGTTCAAGCTCCACTTCAAGGCAGGCGGCGCCATCGA ATATGGCCAGGCTTTGCTTAGGTCCGCCAAGACGGCGATGAACAACTACCATCGCGGCGGGCTGGCCGGTGATGATCCGCCTCCCTACCAACCGGCTGGAGCCTGGAATGAGGCCCCGCCACCGGCATATCAGCCGCCACCCGGCTACTACGGCTGGCTGCCGCAGCACGATGCCTTCAGTGGCCCGGCGCCGAATACGGTCTTCATGAGCGACAATCCGCCGCCGTACCCGGGGATCG CACCACCGGCTCAACAGCCGCCACCACAACAGCCGCAGGCAGCTTCGTCGAATGAACCCAATTGGTATGGTTTTTcatcgccgccgccgcagcagcaacaacagcagccggGCTACGGCCCGCAGGGATGGGCCGGAGGCTATGTCCAGCCCCCGCCGTACGCCTCCTGCGCTCCCAACTGCCCTCCAGGACCGCCGTATGCCACCCCGGCTCAGACGTACAATGGACCCGCACCCTATGGCGGATACGGCAATGTTCCCGGTGGATTTAACACCCCAGGACTCCAGCAACCGAACGGATATCCAAATGGCTATCCGGCCGGACCACCGCCTCCGGGCCAGCAGGCGGGAGCAgccggaggagcagctgcaTCTGGAGCCAGCTTTATGGGCTTCAGCTTGCCCCCAGGAA
- the LOC108035937 gene encoding ecto-NOX disulfide-thiol exchanger 1 isoform X2, giving the protein MLPLFGTMPNGVSLPNHPNFLNQLAAAISTAASSTSVVGNPSSPPKQNQNKMAKPQQQPQGIAPMDLENENEHSADVSSTTAHKEPKLQAASSSLSLPDSAQLYLNGLMHTPPGYLYFPAAQAGGAPAAGNAPSTGGSTAAATGGSAANAQMLMDPTAMMAAAMQQMQQMHYAAAAAAGMTTEAGAGLEAAPSADGVTPAGLKEVIKTKNCILFPPNPNAPPPTIRERPPGCRTVFVGGLPENITEEVIREIFESCGEITTLRMSKKNFCHIRYRQEGAIDRAIYLSGYRLRISALNEPPNFGRLHVDYAQARDDQYDYECRQRQHQREQRHRERMSMDRMRSQSPPPIPHYTDHEATAVAEHLRTNETFVKAIQTITAWLERGDCTKRNANVFYSMIQSTHAHVRRLHADKLQLEEDLKKARDSYRNQMGTMSTQ; this is encoded by the exons ATGC TACCGCTCTTTGGGACCATGCCGAACGGCGTAAGTTTGCCAAATCACCCGAATTTCCTCAACCAACTGGCGGCTGCCATTTCCACGGCGGCCTCGTCCACATCGGTCGTGGGAAATCCCTCGTCGCCGCCCAAACAAAATCAGAATAAGATGGCCAAGCCCCAACAGCAACCGCAGGGAATTGCGCCAATGGATCTGGAGAATGAGAACGAGCACTCCGCGGATGTGAGCTCTACGACGGCCCACAAGGAGCCCAAATTGCAGGCCGCCTCCTCATCGCTTTCTCTGCCGGATTCGGCGCAACTATACCTGAATGGCTTGATGCACACGCCTCCGGGCTATCTGTATTTTCCGGCTGCCCAGGCGGGTGGGGCCCCTGCCGCGGGAAATGCACCCTCGACAGGAGGATCCACAGCAGCCGCCACGGGAGGTAGCGCCGCCAATGCCCAGATGCTAATGGATCCCACGGCCATGATGGCAGCAGCCATGCAGCAGATGCAACAAATGCACTacgcagcggcagcagcagcgggaaTGACCACAGAAGCTGGAGCAGGACTGGAAGCAGCTCCCAGTGCGG ATGGCGTTACACCGGCTGGCCTCAAGGAGGTGATCAAGACCAAGAACTGCATCCTGTTCCCTCCCAACCCGAAtgccccaccacccaccataAGGGAGCGACCACCAGGTTGCCGGACCGTGTTTGTGGGTGGGCTTCCAGAGAACATTACCGAGGAAGTGATCCGTGAGATTTTCGAGTCGTGCGGAGAGATCACCACGCTACGCATGTCAAAGAAGAACTTCTGCCACATTCGCTACCGCCAGGAGGGGGCAATAGACAGAGCCATCTACCTATCCGGCTATAGGTTGCGTATATCGGCTCTGAATGAACCACCCAACTTTGGCCGCCTGCATGTGGACTATGCACAGGCACGGGATGATCAGTACGATTACGAGTGCCGGCAGAGGCAGCATCAGAGGGAACAGCGGCATCGGGAGCGCATGTCGATGGACAGGATGCGATCGCAGTCACCGCCACCAATACCGCACTACACGGATCACGAGGCCACAGCCGTGGCAGAGCACTTGCGCACCAACGAGACCTTCGTAAAGGCCATCCAGACGATCACTGCCTGGTTGGAGCGTGGAGATTGCACCAAGAGGAACGCCAATGTTTTCTATTCGATGATACAGAGCACCCACGCCCATGTACGAAGGCTCCATGCTGACAAACTGCAACTGGAGGAGGATCTCAAAAAGGCCAGAGACAGTTACCGCAACCAAATGGGCACCATGTCCACGCAAT GA
- the LOC108035937 gene encoding ecto-NOX disulfide-thiol exchanger 2 isoform X1, with amino-acid sequence MLPLFGTMPNGVSLPNHPNFLNQLAAAISTAASSTSVVGNPSSPPKQNQNKMAKPQQQPQGIAPMDLENENEHSADVSSTTAHKEPKLQAASSSLSLPDSAQLYLNGLMHTPPGYLYFPAAQAGGAPAAGNAPSTGGSTAAATGGSAANAQMLMDPTAMMAAAMQQMQQMHYAAAAAAGMTTEAGAGLEAAPSADGVTPAGLKEVIKTKNCILFPPNPNAPPPTIRERPPGCRTVFVGGLPENITEEVIREIFESCGEITTLRMSKKNFCHIRYRQEGAIDRAIYLSGYRLRISALNEPPNFGRLHVDYAQARDDQYDYECRQRQHQREQRHRERMSMDRMRSQSPPPIPHYTDHEATAVAEHLRTNETFVKAIQTITAWLERGDCTKRNANVFYSMIQSTHAHVRRLHADKLQLEEDLKKARDSYRNQMGTMSTQFTQIEKVFNAASHKKVWDHFTKAQRKNIDQWKKLATELRTVQITDDDEMEISDDERDYDRRGPSSKRMRYDSEGLKDENDSLRCQLEAIRHEMTLERSDYVQREKQIKVLQETIRNMQTQLLQTKLREQKDTKVIEQLERNLKEAGVKQLLLKTKIKETADKLKDKEANSTGASNASNASNLDYSSGDSCGREDTEITPHQKQPEPEIIDIDKVDDDVTIIIEHQSGVVEIHEIEDDEKLEPALHSAGKEATQSIIESISKSNGEETINKISGEKTPTSPEKEDTFKSLAMSEAKIIALASAYLVLHPHGVDIANIASYLSGMLCTNAAPNNHDDLANILRKYTNLFKPDQAKWRFCGFNEPTDSQSESK; translated from the exons ATGC TACCGCTCTTTGGGACCATGCCGAACGGCGTAAGTTTGCCAAATCACCCGAATTTCCTCAACCAACTGGCGGCTGCCATTTCCACGGCGGCCTCGTCCACATCGGTCGTGGGAAATCCCTCGTCGCCGCCCAAACAAAATCAGAATAAGATGGCCAAGCCCCAACAGCAACCGCAGGGAATTGCGCCAATGGATCTGGAGAATGAGAACGAGCACTCCGCGGATGTGAGCTCTACGACGGCCCACAAGGAGCCCAAATTGCAGGCCGCCTCCTCATCGCTTTCTCTGCCGGATTCGGCGCAACTATACCTGAATGGCTTGATGCACACGCCTCCGGGCTATCTGTATTTTCCGGCTGCCCAGGCGGGTGGGGCCCCTGCCGCGGGAAATGCACCCTCGACAGGAGGATCCACAGCAGCCGCCACGGGAGGTAGCGCCGCCAATGCCCAGATGCTAATGGATCCCACGGCCATGATGGCAGCAGCCATGCAGCAGATGCAACAAATGCACTacgcagcggcagcagcagcgggaaTGACCACAGAAGCTGGAGCAGGACTGGAAGCAGCTCCCAGTGCGG ATGGCGTTACACCGGCTGGCCTCAAGGAGGTGATCAAGACCAAGAACTGCATCCTGTTCCCTCCCAACCCGAAtgccccaccacccaccataAGGGAGCGACCACCAGGTTGCCGGACCGTGTTTGTGGGTGGGCTTCCAGAGAACATTACCGAGGAAGTGATCCGTGAGATTTTCGAGTCGTGCGGAGAGATCACCACGCTACGCATGTCAAAGAAGAACTTCTGCCACATTCGCTACCGCCAGGAGGGGGCAATAGACAGAGCCATCTACCTATCCGGCTATAGGTTGCGTATATCGGCTCTGAATGAACCACCCAACTTTGGCCGCCTGCATGTGGACTATGCACAGGCACGGGATGATCAGTACGATTACGAGTGCCGGCAGAGGCAGCATCAGAGGGAACAGCGGCATCGGGAGCGCATGTCGATGGACAGGATGCGATCGCAGTCACCGCCACCAATACCGCACTACACGGATCACGAGGCCACAGCCGTGGCAGAGCACTTGCGCACCAACGAGACCTTCGTAAAGGCCATCCAGACGATCACTGCCTGGTTGGAGCGTGGAGATTGCACCAAGAGGAACGCCAATGTTTTCTATTCGATGATACAGAGCACCCACGCCCATGTACGAAGGCTCCATGCTGACAAACTGCAACTGGAGGAGGATCTCAAAAAGGCCAGAGACAGTTACCGCAACCAAATGGGCACCATGTCCACGCAAT TCACTCAGATTGAAAAAGTGTTCAATGCCGCTAGTCACAAGAAGGTTTGGGACCATTTCACCAAAGCCCAAAGAAAAAACATCGATCAATGGAAGAAGTTAGCCACG GAACTTCGAACTGTCCAGATCACCGACGATGATGAAATGGAAATATCCGACGATGAGCGTGACTACGACAGACGAGGACCCAGCTCCAAGCGAATGCGCTACGACAGTGAGGGTTTAAAG GACGAGAACGACTCCCTCCGCTGTCAGCTGGAGGCCATAAGACACGAGATGACTCTGGAGCGCAGTGATTATGTCCAGCGTGAGAAACAAATAAAGGTGCTCCAAGAAACTATTCGCAACATGCAAACTCAGCTGCTGCAGACGAAGCTGCGCGAACAGAAGGACACCAAGGTCATTGAGCAGCTGGAGCGGAATCTCAAGGAAGCCGGCGTAAAGCAACTTCTCCTGAAGACCAAGATCAAGGAAACTGCGGACAAGTTGAAGGACAAAGAGGCCAACAGTACCGGTGCCTCGAATGCGTCTAACGCCTCAAATCTTGACTACAGCAGTGGAGATTCGTGCGGTCGAGAAGATACGGAGATCACACCTCACCAAAAGCAGCCAGAACCGGAAATAATTGATATCGATAAGGTGGACGATGACGTAACTATCATCATAGAGCACCAAAGCGGTGTGGTGGAGATTCACGAAATCGAGGACGATGAAAAGCTGGAACCTGCACTACATTCGGCGGGAAAAGAAGCAACGCAGTCAATTATAGAAAGTATTTCAAAGTCGAATGGTGAGGAgactataaataaaatcagcgGGGAGAAGACACCGACGTCGCCCGAAAAAGAG GACACATTCAAGTCCCTGGCCATGTCAGAGGCCAAGATTATAGCTCTTGCCTCCGCCTATCTGGTGCTTCATCCCCATGGCGTTGATATTGCCAACATAGCCAGTTATTTAAGCGGAATGCTGTGCACTAATGCTGCCCCCAATAATCATGATGATCTTGCCAATATACTCAGAAAGTACACAAACCTCTTCAAGCCGGATCAGGCCAAGTGGAGGTTCTGCGGCTTCAATGAACCCACGGATTCTCAGTCGGAGTCAAAGTGA